Part of the Flavobacterium alkalisoli genome is shown below.
AATCTTAAACTATTCTTTTGTCTTGAAACAAAAGAACCATCACGCTGTAGCGTGACTACGGCTGTGACTCCTTAGGCTAAAAATTATTTCATTCGGCTAAACCATTCGAACTCGGCTATCGCCTCAAACAGCGAATGCTTTTTAACGCCTCATTCATAATTTTCTTTACGCCACAGAGCCAAATGCCATAGCTTCACTCTGCTGTTAATATTTGCTTTTGTCATTGCGAGGAAGCACGACGAAGCAATCTGTTATGGGATTGAGTGTTCCCCTCTTGAGAGGGGATAGGGGTGTGTTTAATTATGAATTTCAAATTTCAAATTATGAGTTAGGCTAGAGATATCTCCCTGAAGTCTACCGTCTATCATCTATTATCTTCAGGTCTAAATTGCAAACTTCTCCTCAATAAGCTGTCTGTTTATGGTTGCACCCGCTTTGTTTCCCTGTGCTACGGCATTAGCTATAGACCTAAAGTGAGTAAGGCAGTCGCCCGCAGCATAAATACCGGGAACCGAAGTCTGCATGGTGCGGTCTACCTTTATAAAGCCTTTCTCGGTAAACTCAACGCCAAGTGCTGCCGGAATATCACAATGCTGTATAAACGCCAGTTGGGTAAATACGGCATCAAGTTGCTCGGGTTCGGTATCCTTAAAATGAAGGCATATTAACTTGCCGTTATCATGTTCAATGGCTTCTATACAGTTTTCAACTATTGTTATATTGTTTTTATTTAGGCTGTTTACTTCCTCTGGGGTAAGTGTACTGGTACCGTTTGTAAAAAGGGTAAGATTATCACTCCACTGACTTATGATTTTTGCCATTTCATACCCCATGTCGGCATTACCCCAAACCCCAATCTTTTTGTTTTTAAATTCGTGTCCGTGGCAATAGGGGCAGTGCAGTATAGAGATTCCCCAGCAGTCGGCAAACCCCGGAGTAATGGGAATGGTGTCTTTTATTCCCGTAGCAAAAAGTACTTTCTTAGCAGTGAAAACCTGTTTATTTTTTGTGGCTACCTGAAAGGTATCACCTACCGGAGCGACATGAAGGGCGAATCCGTCAAGAAAATATACCGTAGGATAGCATAAAACCTGTTCGCGGGCTATTTGCCTTAGGGTATTGGGCTTGCTGCCATCGTTGGTTAAAAAGTTGTGGGAGTAGGGTGTTTGTTTGTTACAGGGTTCTCCGCTGTCTATAACCAGTACCGTTCTTCCGGCACGGCCTAATGACAATGCGGCTGATAACCCGGCATAGCTTCCCCCTATAATTATCACGTCAAAAATTTCATTCTCTTCCATAGCTAGTCTGATAATATATAAAGTTATCAAACTAAATTTTTAGAGAAGAGTACTTTAACGTTGTGTTAGATTTTGAGCAGGATTTTGGATAATAGATATGAGATTTGAGACTTCATAACACAGTCCCTCAGCCTGCCACGCTGTGGCGTAGTCATTGCGAGGAGGTACGACGAAACAATCTGTCATGGTTTTGAGTGTTCCCCTCTTGAGAGGGGCAGGGGTGTGTTTGTTTAATGATGAATAACAAATTGAGATGTCTCCCTGCGGTCGATATGACATTCCCTTAGCCTGCCACGCCATGGCGTGGTCATTGCGAGCCTGCGAAGCAATCTCTGTAAACTTAAACAGATTGCCACGCTCCATTCCATTCCGCTCGCAATGACAGTCTTGCGTCTATCATCTATTGTCTTAAAATCTAAAACTTGGTTTTAAACCTCCTGTATATCTGTTTGTATCTTTTTCTGGCTGTGTGCGAAGGATACTTTCTGTATGGGGTAAGGTTATTAAAAATCAATGCTATGGCAAGCAGTATTAAGCAACCCGACAGTACAGGCGAAAGGACATACATATAGCTCAAAGCCTTTATTTGCGGAGAAGCCGTTGCGGCTATAAGCGCTGTAGCGCCACCGGGTGGGTGTAGTGTTTTGGTTATTTGCATCACAACGATGGATAACGATACTGCAAGCGGGGCAGCTACCCATAGCAGGTCGGGGAATATTTTTTGTACCGTTACCCCAATTATGGCAGATATAACGTGTCCGCCAATTAAGTTTCGTGGTTGTGCCAGCGGACTTTCTATAACTCCATATACCAAAACGCAGGATGCCCCAAAAGATCCTATCAAAAACACAAGCTCCTTTTCAGGCATCAGTCCGTACTGTAAATAAGCTATTATACCTAACCCTATAAACGATCCTATATAAGCCCAAAAGTGTTCTTTAAAGTCTACTAAGGTTTCTCTGTATAAAACATACCGTGTTTTACGGTAGGTACGTTTAATTCGTTTAACGGGCATGTGCAGTTTTTTCTTTATAAGTATACACATTATACGGGCAAATCATTTTTGAAGTGATTTTTGCCACATAACAAACTACAAGCAGAGGGAAAAACAATGTATAATCGTTTACCACACCACATACCAGAAACAATGCCGTTAACGGAGCATGTATACTTGCGCTTAGCATAGCTGCCATGCCTACAATCATAAAATTAAGAGGTATGATATCTGCATGTAAAAATGTATTAACCAGCAAAGCCACTAAAAGCCCTAAAAAAGCACCTATAAAAATGCTGGGTGCAAAAACGCCACCATCTCCGCCTGCGCCTAATGTAATAGAGGTTATTATGGGCTTCATTACAATAATGCCTAAAAGCAATAGCGCAACAGGCAATGTGAATAACAAGGTATTGGCTGATTCTAAATTTTCTTTTATGGCATGATAGCCATCCCCATATAACTGAGGTAATATAAGCAGGACAATGCTTAATGATAAAGCCCCTACCATAATTTTATAAGATTGCTTTTTTACTGCTGAAAACAGTTTTTTAATAACCAATACACATTTAGTAAGGTATACAGAGTTTAATCCGGCAATAATACCTAAAACAATAAAGTAAGGTATTGCCTTCCATTTCCAGAGTGATATGGCAACTTTAAAAAGAGGGGGCTCGTTCATAAGGAGCAATAAGCTGTAAGCAACTGTTACCGAAAGTCCTGTTGCAATAACAAATGATTTAGACATCTTTTTGGTAATTACTTCATAAGCGAATAATATACCTGCTAACGGACTGGAAAACAATGCGGTAATACCTGCCGCTATACCAGCGCAGATAAGTTCATTTTTGTATTTTCTTAAAAATCGTTCTTTTTTGTGCGCTATATTCCCTATTGCTGCCGTAGAAACCACAGTAGAGACTTCTATACCTGTCGATCCTCCAAAACCTACTGTAATAAGTCCGTTTACAAAATGGGAAGGGATTTTATAAGCAGCCAGATTTTTTCCTGATTGTGTGCTTTCAAAAACTTCTTTTATGCCTTTATTCTCTTTCTTTTTAAAAAGGTAATGCCTTAAGAAATATATAACCGAAAGCCCTATTAAAGGAAATACAAGCAGGTATAATTTATTGATAAGGGTTTTTTCAAATAGGCTGGCTTCAAAATGTTCAGTTATATGCTTCAGGCTTATGGAAAGTGCTCCTGCTAAAAAACCTACAAGCAGTGATGCTATTATTAGTTTTTGCCATGTAGTAATTACATATTGCTTTCTTTTATTCTTCATAAGTTATGAGATAAAAAATTTATGCAAAAGTAAGCAGCAAATGGTATGTAAACAAAGATAAAAGAGTTTAAAATAAGCTTAGGGCTGGTTTAACATTATTCTTTTGTCTTGAAACAAAAGAACCATCACGCTGTAGCGTGACTACGGCTGTAACTCCTTAGGCTAAAAATTATTTCATTCGGCTAAAGCATTCGAACTCGGCTATCGCCTCAAACAGCGAATGCTTTTAACGCCTTATTCATAATTTTCTTTACGCCACAGAGCCAAATGCCATAGCTTCACTCTGTTGTTAGTATCGGATGTCATTTGGATACGAAGTGATAACGGAGTGAGACACGAGGCTGTAAGCCGAACTGATGAAATAAATCTCTGGGATTTCTCTCGCTGGTCGAAATGACAGCCGCTACCGTCATTGCGAGGTACGAAGCAATCTACTGCCCACTGAATACTGAGCTCTACTCAATAATCATTTCAATATGCTTCTCCCTGTAGTCGTTAAGTATTTTAGATTTTTGCACAAAGCCATAAAACTTATCGTCCTTAAGTATAGGGAGGTAGTCGGCTTTCGAGGCTTCCAGTTTGTCCATAATCATTTCTACCGAATCTTCAAGTGATACCGTTTCGGTTGCAGGAGCCATAAGCTCTTCCAGCTTGGAATACTTTATCTTAAACGGACTGAATATTATATGCCTAATGGCATTAAAATCGATTATACCCACCAGTCGTTTCTTTTCGTCTACAACAGCAAAAAGGCTTTCGTTTGTAGAGGTAAGCAGCTGCACCACATCATCGGGAGTTTGTGTAGGCAGCAGGGTAGGAACATCGGTTTTAATGATATTAAGGATGTCTATAGAATTAAGTACGTTTCGGTCTTTGTCTGATGTAAATACTTCACCTGTTTCGGCAAGGTGTTTCACGTCCATAGAGTGAACTTCAAACTGTTTGGATACCGCAAAACTGATAGATGATACTATCATTAGCGGAAGCATAAGGCTATAACCTCCGGTAATCTCCCCGATAAGGAATATTGCCGTTAGCGGCGCATGGAAAAGTCCGCTCAAAATACCTGCCATACCCACTATGGTAAAGTTGCCCACAGGCAGGTCTTTATCCAGTCCGGTGAGGTTTATTATTTTGGCCACAAAAAAGCCCAGGTAAGACCCTACAAACAGGGAAGGGGCAAAGTTACCACCGTTACCACCGCAGGAAAGCGTAAGTCCCGTTGCAAATACCTTTAGCATCATGGTTATACCTGCAAAAAGCAATAGTATCCAGGCATTGTCTTTAAATTCATCTACAAGGGTATTGTTCATAATAACCTCCGGGTGCTGACCCGAAAGTATCTTGATACTCTCATAACCCTCACCAAAAAGTGTTGGGAACAGGAATATAAGAAATGCAAGCGGAATGGCACCGTATAATGCTTTGCGGTACTGTCCCATTTTAGTACGGGCAAAATGCTCTTCTATCCTCTGGAAGGTACGCGCGTGGT
Proteins encoded:
- a CDS encoding NAD(P)/FAD-dependent oxidoreductase, whose protein sequence is MEENEIFDVIIIGGSYAGLSAALSLGRAGRTVLVIDSGEPCNKQTPYSHNFLTNDGSKPNTLRQIAREQVLCYPTVYFLDGFALHVAPVGDTFQVATKNKQVFTAKKVLFATGIKDTIPITPGFADCWGISILHCPYCHGHEFKNKKIGVWGNADMGYEMAKIISQWSDNLTLFTNGTSTLTPEEVNSLNKNNITIVENCIEAIEHDNGKLICLHFKDTEPEQLDAVFTQLAFIQHCDIPAALGVEFTEKGFIKVDRTMQTSVPGIYAAGDCLTHFRSIANAVAQGNKAGATINRQLIEEKFAI
- a CDS encoding HPP family protein, producing MPVKRIKRTYRKTRYVLYRETLVDFKEHFWAYIGSFIGLGIIAYLQYGLMPEKELVFLIGSFGASCVLVYGVIESPLAQPRNLIGGHVISAIIGVTVQKIFPDLLWVAAPLAVSLSIVVMQITKTLHPPGGATALIAATASPQIKALSYMYVLSPVLSGCLILLAIALIFNNLTPYRKYPSHTARKRYKQIYRRFKTKF
- a CDS encoding chloride channel protein, which produces MKNKRKQYVITTWQKLIIASLLVGFLAGALSISLKHITEHFEASLFEKTLINKLYLLVFPLIGLSVIYFLRHYLFKKKENKGIKEVFESTQSGKNLAAYKIPSHFVNGLITVGFGGSTGIEVSTVVSTAAIGNIAHKKERFLRKYKNELICAGIAAGITALFSSPLAGILFAYEVITKKMSKSFVIATGLSVTVAYSLLLLMNEPPLFKVAISLWKWKAIPYFIVLGIIAGLNSVYLTKCVLVIKKLFSAVKKQSYKIMVGALSLSIVLLILPQLYGDGYHAIKENLESANTLLFTLPVALLLLGIIVMKPIITSITLGAGGDGGVFAPSIFIGAFLGLLVALLVNTFLHADIIPLNFMIVGMAAMLSASIHAPLTALFLVCGVVNDYTLFFPLLVVCYVAKITSKMICPYNVYTYKEKTAHAR
- a CDS encoding chloride channel protein, with product MPKRTISKIRLFFRNNFRRLETLFFLLKSLLSERHFIYLSCVLVSISTGFAVIILKGFAHNVFRFATYVNSYLKLPYINSILPIVGIVLTVWVVRRVLNNKIEKGSSRILYAVAKKGGIIPRAQMYAQILTSSLTVGLGGSAGLESPITITGAAFGSNFAQKYKLSKKDRILLLACGVAAGIAAAFNAPIAGVLFAIEVVLTDVTITAFIPIMISAATGALISTIVLNEEVLLTFPKEQSFDYHNIHYYVLLGILAGFVSLYHARTFQRIEEHFARTKMGQYRKALYGAIPLAFLIFLFPTLFGEGYESIKILSGQHPEVIMNNTLVDEFKDNAWILLLFAGITMMLKVFATGLTLSCGGNGGNFAPSLFVGSYLGFFVAKIINLTGLDKDLPVGNFTIVGMAGILSGLFHAPLTAIFLIGEITGGYSLMLPLMIVSSISFAVSKQFEVHSMDVKHLAETGEVFTSDKDRNVLNSIDILNIIKTDVPTLLPTQTPDDVVQLLTSTNESLFAVVDEKKRLVGIIDFNAIRHIIFSPFKIKYSKLEELMAPATETVSLEDSVEMIMDKLEASKADYLPILKDDKFYGFVQKSKILNDYREKHIEMIIE